The region GGTAATGATGTCGATGGCCTTGGTAATAAACAGTGCTTTCTGCGCAACATCACCACGGCTCATTGCACCCTTGGCCTGCGCCATGCGATCCAGACCGCCTTCCATCAGCATCTGAATCAAACGATGGGGGCTGGCTTCGGAGATTTGGGCGTGGGAATTGACCTTCTGATACTGACGAAGGGCGCGCATCGGGTTCATGTTTCTACCTCATTACAGATGACAGGCAAAATGACTGGGACATGCTTTATATGTCGACCCAGGGGCGCAAAACTTTAGCCACCCGAGCGCCTCACATCAGTCTTTTTTAGGGTTATTCAACGAGTTGAGCGTGGTCATGATGCTGGAGCTGCTGGCGTTCATCTTCGCGATCAAGGTGTCCATCGCCGTGTATTTGGCGCTGAGGGTGTCTTTAAGGGCGTCCATGCGCCGATCCAGGTCTGCCTGTTGCGTCGTCAGGTCCGTCAGTTTGGTATTCAAGTCAGTGGCGCGGGACGCCAGCAACCCAGAACTTCCGACATAGCTTTCGGTGGCCTTGGTCATTCGTGCCACCAGGCCTGTGTCGCCAGTAAACACCTTGGCAATCTCGGTGGGGCCATTGGCGGTCTCCACCGCAGCCTTCCACTTGGTGTCATCCAGCGTCAGCAGCCCGGTTTTCTGGTCAGTGCTGATTCCCATCTGCGACAGGTTGCCGACACTCGACGAACCAGTGTTTTGCAGCAACTCGTTGCGGATACCGTTGACCAGTTGGCGCATTGACGCATCGCCCGTCAGCGCGCCCGAGGTGGTGGTCGACGCATCGCCGGTGGCCGTGACTTTGGTCTGGGTGTTGATACTGGTCAACAGCGCGTTGTACGCCGTGATGAACGACTGAACCGAGGTTTTCAGGGTGGTGGTGTTGGACGCCACGGTAATGGTGGATGCCTTGGTGTCAATCAACTCCAGGCTCACGCCGCTGATGGCCGCCGTCACTTTATTGCTCTTCGACTCCATGGCAATGCCATCAATCGTGTATTCGGCGTTCACCGGCGGCTTGCCGGCGTCATAACCGATCGCCAGCTCCGAATCGCCACTGATGGTAATGTCGGTGCCTTTGCCTGTGGTCTGCGAGCTGATCACCAGCCGCGAGCCATTGGCGTCGCTCAGGACGTTGGCGCTGATACCCTTGGATTGCAACTGCGTGTTGATTGCGTCGCGGGTCTGCTGCATGGTCGCCCCCGCCGGAATCGTGACATCGTAATTGTCACCAGACTGCGAGAGGGTCAGGGTTGCAGCCGCTTCGCTGGTGTTCACAACCGCCGAAGGGCCACCCGCGAACATCTTGCTGGTGATTTTCGACGCAGTCGCCAACTGAGTGACGTCCAGCGCATAGGTGCCGCTGGACGCTTTGTCATCGATGGTGACTTTGGAAATTTTTTCGTCAGACGACGATGCGGCCAGACCATTGAAGCTGGACGCGTTATCGAGCTTGGCAATCGCTGTACGGTAGGCCTCAAGCGCAACCTTGACCGTACCCACCGCCGACAATTGAGTCGTGGTGACGGTTTGCTGCTTGGTAATCTGGCTTTGCTTGGGCGCTTTTTCCGCATCAACCAGGGCTTTTACAATACCGACCGTGTCGAAACCCGAGCCGACCCCCGTAATGGTTGAACTTGCCATCTGTATTCTCCTTATCCGGTGGCTGGCGCTTTATTGGCGAAGCGTGCCGAAGCCACAGAGTGCTTCACATTTCATGCCACCTTCAAACGCCAAAACCTGAAAAAACAAAAGGGCACGTAAACGCGCCCTTCTGTTTTCAACCAAGCGCTGAAATTACTGAAGCAGTTTCATCACAGCGGATGGCAGCTGGTTAGCCTGGGACAGGATCGCAGTGGACGCCTGCTGCAGGGTTTGTTGTTTGGTCAGCTCAGCAGCTTCGGAAGCGAAGTCAGTGTCCTGAACCCGACCCAGTGCCGCGGTGGAGTTCTCGGAAATGCTCTGCAGGTTGGCCACGGTGCTGGTGAAACGGTTTTGAACAGCACCCAGAGCCGAACGCTGGGTGTCGATCTGCGAGATCGCATCAGCCAGCGCCTGGACAGTACGCTGCGAATCTTCTGCACTCAGAA is a window of Pseudomonas taetrolens DNA encoding:
- the fliS gene encoding flagellar export chaperone FliS gives rise to the protein MNPMRALRQYQKVNSHAQISEASPHRLIQMLMEGGLDRMAQAKGAMSRGDVAQKALFITKAIDIITGLRQGLDEEKTDDKAALQQLDSLYEYMAVRLTLANAQNDPEIIDEVARLLITVKSGWDAIAAE
- the fliD gene encoding flagellar filament capping protein FliD, which encodes MASSTITGVGSGFDTVGIVKALVDAEKAPKQSQITKQQTVTTTQLSAVGTVKVALEAYRTAIAKLDNASSFNGLAASSSDEKISKVTIDDKASSGTYALDVTQLATASKITSKMFAGGPSAVVNTSEAAATLTLSQSGDNYDVTIPAGATMQQTRDAINTQLQSKGISANVLSDANGSRLVISSQTTGKGTDITISGDSELAIGYDAGKPPVNAEYTIDGIAMESKSNKVTAAISGVSLELIDTKASTITVASNTTTLKTSVQSFITAYNALLTSINTQTKVTATGDASTTTSGALTGDASMRQLVNGIRNELLQNTGSSSVGNLSQMGISTDQKTGLLTLDDTKWKAAVETANGPTEIAKVFTGDTGLVARMTKATESYVGSSGLLASRATDLNTKLTDLTTQQADLDRRMDALKDTLSAKYTAMDTLIAKMNASSSSIMTTLNSLNNPKKD